The DNA region GCTGCATTCCGGCGTACGTCTCGTCGATGGACTTCCCGTGGAACACCTCGACGGCCAGCTCGGTGACCAGGTTGCGCACGGTGTCGTCGGGGGCGGCGTCCAGTACGGCGGCCAGGTAGTCGCGGGTCTCGGCCAGGCCCTGCTCGGCGCCGCCCGCCTCCGCGACGCACCGGCGCACCGCCGCGTACGGCGGGGCGGTGAACTCGTCCTCCCCGTAGGCGTCGAAGGCCGGGGAGACCAGGGCGGGCTTCTGGAGGGCGAGCTTGAGCAGTTCCCGTTCGGTGCGGTGGGCGGGGCTGCGGAGGTTGAGCGCGGGGCCGGAGGGCGGCCTCGGGGCGGGGGCCTGGTCCCGCCGGGGGCCGCCGCGGGAGGGACCGCCGGGCTGGGGCCCCCGCTCGCCCCGGTCGCGGGCCCAGCGGGCGAGCTGGCCGACGCGCTTGACGACGAACTGGGTGTCGAGGATGCCCAGCAGCCCGGCGAGCTGGACGGCGACCTCGTGCTGGGCGCCGCTGTTCTTGATCCGGGCCACCACGGGCGCCGCCTCGTCGAGCGCGGCGGCGCGGCCCGCCGGGGTCTCCAGGTCGTAGCGGCCGACGATCTGGCGGAGCGCGAACTCGAAGAGCGGGGTGCGGGGTGCGACCAGGTCGCGTACGGCGTCGTCGCCCTTGGCGAGGCGCAGGTCGCACGGGTCCATGTTGTCCGGGGCGATCGCGATGTACGTCTCGGCGGCGAACTTCTGGTCGTCCTCGAAGGCGCGCAGGGCGGCCTTCTGGCCGGCGGCGTCCCCGTCGAAGGTGAAGATCACGCGGGCGCTGCCGTTGTCCATCAGGAGCCGGCGCAGGATCTTGATGTGGTCGTTGCCGAAGGAGGTGCCGCAGGTGGCGATGGCGGTGGTGACCCCGGCGAGGTGGCAGGCCATGACGTCGGTGTAGCCCTCGACGACGACGGCCCGGCTGGCCTTGGCGATGTCCTTCTTGGCCAGGTCGATGCCGTAGAGCACCTGGGACTTCTTGTAGATCGCGGTCTCGGGGGTGTTGAGGTACTTGGGGCCGTTGTCGTCGTCGCGGAGCTTGCGCGCGCCGAAGCCGACGATCTCCCCGGAGGTGTCGCTGATCGGCCACATCAGCCGGCCCCGGAAGCGGTCGATGGGGCCGCGCCGGCCGTCCTGGGAGAGGCCGGAGGAGATGAGCTCCCGGTCGCTGAAGCCCTTGCCGCGCAGGTAGCGGGTGAGGTGGTCCCAGCCGGCCGGGCTGTAGCCGATGGAGAAGTGGGCCGCGGCGTCCTGGTCGAAGCCGCGCTCGGCGAGGAAGCGGCGGCCGATCTCGGCCTCCGGGCCGTTCAGCTGCTCCCGGTAGAAGTCGGCGGCGATCTTGTGCGCCTCGACCAGCCGGATGCGCTCGCCGCGCTGGTGGGAGGGGTTGTAGCCGCCCTCCTCGTACCGCAGGGTGATGCCCGCCTGACCGGCGAGGCGCTCGACCGTCTCGGAGAAGGTGAGGTGGTCGATCTTCATCACGAAGGCGATCGTGTCGCCGCCTTCCTGGCAGCCGAAGCAGTGGAAGAGGCCCTTGCTCGGACTGACCTGGAAGGAGGGGGACTTCTCGTCGTGGAAGGGGCACAGCCCCTTGAGGTTGCCGCCGCCGGCGTTACGCAGTTGCAGGTACTCCGAGACCACGGCGTCGATCGGGACCGCGTCCCGGACCGCCTTCACGTCGTCGTCATTGATCCTGCCTGCCACGGTTGAAGTCTACGGGCCGAGCGGACGGAGCCGGCCGGGCGTCCCCGGAGGACCGGGAACGCCCGGCAAGGGCCACCACGCTCAGACCAGGGACTCCAGCGGCACCGACGGGTCGCCGAGCGCGTCCGGGTCGGTCTCCCGGCGGCCTCGGATCAGCTGCTGGACGGTGTCGGTGACGTCCCACACGTTGACGTTCATCCCGGCGAGCACCCGGCGGTCCTTCAGCCAGAACGCGATGAACTCCCGCTTCCCGGCGTCCCCCCGCAGGACGACCTGGTCGTACGAGCCCGGGGGCGCCCAGCCCGAGTACTCCAGCCCCAGGTCGTACTGGTCGGAGAAGAAGTACGGCACCCTGTCGTACGCCACGTCCTGGCCGAGCATGGCCCGGGCGGCGGCCGGACCGCCGTTCAGGGCGTTCGCCCAGTGCTCGACCCGCAGCCGGGTGCCGAACAGCGGGTGCTCCATGGAGGCGATGTCCCCGGCGGCGAAGATGTGCGGGTCCGAGGTGCGCAGCGAGGTGTCGACGGCGACTCCGCCGCCGTGCTCCGGGGCCGCCATGTCGAGCCCGGCGGCCTCGGCGAGCGCGGTGCGCGGTGCGGCGCCGATCGCGGCGAGCACGTCGTGCGCGGGGTGCTCCTCCCCGGTGTCGGTGCGGGCGGCGAGGACCAGTCCGTCCTGACCGGTGATCTCGGTGAGGCGGGCGCCGAAGTGGAAGCGGACGCCGTGCGCGGTGTGCAGATCGGTGAAGATCTGGCCCAGCTCGGGCCCGATGACGTGGTGCAGCGGGGTCGGGGAGGGCTCGACGACGGTGACCTCGGCGCCGTATCCGCGGGCCGCGGCGGCCACCTCCAGGCCGATCCAGCCGCCGCCGGCGACCACCAGGTGGCCGTTGTCCCGGCCGAGGGCGGACAGCACGTTGCGCAGCCGGTCGGCGTGGGCGAGCCGGCGCAGGTGGTGGACGCCGACCAGGTCGGTGCCCGGGATGTCGAGGCGGCGGGGTTCGGCACCGGTGGCCAGCAGCAGCTTGTCGTAGTGGACGACGGTGTTGTCGCCGAGCTGCACCGAGCGGCCGTCCCGGTCGATGGAGGTGACCACCTGACCGAGGTGGAGCTCGATGTCGGCGCGGGCGTACCAGGCGGTCTCGTGGACGAAGGCGCCGTCCCGCGCGGCCTTCCCGGTCAGGTATCCCTTGGACAGGGGCGGCCTTTCGTACGGATGGTCGCGCTCGTCACCGATCAGGATCACGCGGCCGGTGAAACCCTCCGCGCGGAGCGTCTCGGCCGCCTTCGCTCCTGCCAGTCCCCCGCCGACGATGACGAACGTCCGGTTTGCGTCGACCACTTGGTG from Streptomyces sp. NBC_01754 includes:
- the dnaG gene encoding DNA primase — encoded protein: MAGRINDDDVKAVRDAVPIDAVVSEYLQLRNAGGGNLKGLCPFHDEKSPSFQVSPSKGLFHCFGCQEGGDTIAFVMKIDHLTFSETVERLAGQAGITLRYEEGGYNPSHQRGERIRLVEAHKIAADFYREQLNGPEAEIGRRFLAERGFDQDAAAHFSIGYSPAGWDHLTRYLRGKGFSDRELISSGLSQDGRRGPIDRFRGRLMWPISDTSGEIVGFGARKLRDDDNGPKYLNTPETAIYKKSQVLYGIDLAKKDIAKASRAVVVEGYTDVMACHLAGVTTAIATCGTSFGNDHIKILRRLLMDNGSARVIFTFDGDAAGQKAALRAFEDDQKFAAETYIAIAPDNMDPCDLRLAKGDDAVRDLVAPRTPLFEFALRQIVGRYDLETPAGRAAALDEAAPVVARIKNSGAQHEVAVQLAGLLGILDTQFVVKRVGQLARWARDRGERGPQPGGPSRGGPRRDQAPAPRPPSGPALNLRSPAHRTERELLKLALQKPALVSPAFDAYGEDEFTAPPYAAVRRCVAEAGGAEQGLAETRDYLAAVLDAAPDDTVRNLVTELAVEVFHGKSIDETYAGMQLVQVRLRAVDRRIHDVQGSLARLGHDVAPDHLAAAQNEVWVLQQYAESLRSHGAAAL
- a CDS encoding NAD(P)/FAD-dependent oxidoreductase → MVDANRTFVIVGGGLAGAKAAETLRAEGFTGRVILIGDERDHPYERPPLSKGYLTGKAARDGAFVHETAWYARADIELHLGQVVTSIDRDGRSVQLGDNTVVHYDKLLLATGAEPRRLDIPGTDLVGVHHLRRLAHADRLRNVLSALGRDNGHLVVAGGGWIGLEVAAAARGYGAEVTVVEPSPTPLHHVIGPELGQIFTDLHTAHGVRFHFGARLTEITGQDGLVLAARTDTGEEHPAHDVLAAIGAAPRTALAEAAGLDMAAPEHGGGVAVDTSLRTSDPHIFAAGDIASMEHPLFGTRLRVEHWANALNGGPAAARAMLGQDVAYDRVPYFFSDQYDLGLEYSGWAPPGSYDQVVLRGDAGKREFIAFWLKDRRVLAGMNVNVWDVTDTVQQLIRGRRETDPDALGDPSVPLESLV